The Anabrus simplex isolate iqAnaSimp1 chromosome 1, ASM4041472v1, whole genome shotgun sequence genome window below encodes:
- the LOC136858586 gene encoding uncharacterized protein, with amino-acid sequence MAKVTYIILLAAALICLVNGNEDGAFECTSLGTFTPADPCSSTVYMCLPSRNGYKLLNTTCAAGAVYDQHKGKCVTAPSLCRGVVDDDNFTCPTYGRFPSSTACNQYHVCYRVRWTFHHRLATCPGPLEYSSIKRKCVPRWYSDCGLQRYKTTGRSEIVIDVSGESSEESKEYFDEDKYKKFMKKMHKKGMVA; translated from the coding sequence GTCACATATATAATACTGCTGGCTGCAGCACTCATTTGTCTGGTTAATGGGAATGAAGACGGCGCTTTCGAGTGTACATCCCTGGGGACTTTCACTCCAGCTGACCCGTGCTCTTCTACCGTCTACATGTGTCTTCCAAGCAGGAATGGCTACAAACTGCTCAACACGACTTGTGCTGCAGGTGCTGTGTACGACCAGCACAAGGGCAAGTGTGTGACTGCCCCTTCCTTGTGTCGGGGAGTTGTGGATGACGACAATTTCACTTGCCCCACTTACGGTCGGTTTCCTTCCAGTACGGCTTGTAACCAATACCACGTGTGTTACCGTGTTCGCTGGACCTTCCATCACCGTTTAGCAACTTGTCCTGGCCCTCTGGAGTACAGTTCTATCAAGCGGAAGTGTGTCCCACGCTGGTACTCTGACTGTGGCTTGCAGAGGTACAAAACAACCGGCAGAAGTGAAATCGTTATTGACGTCTCCGGTGAATCATCAGAAGAAAGTAAGGAATATTTCGATGAAGACAAGTACAAAAAATTCATGAAGAAAATGCATAAGAAAGGAATGGTGGCATAG